A genomic segment from Rahnella aceris encodes:
- a CDS encoding ABC transporter ATP-binding protein → MSDAMLEFRDVNVYYGAIQALQQVSLQVHEGETVALIGANGAGKSTLLMSIFGQPRIQSGQILFRGEDISRKSTHFVASAGIAQSPEGRRVFPDMTVEENLLMGTIPVGNKHAAEDLHTMFELFPRLKERRKQRAMTMSGGEQQMLAIARALMSRPKLLLLDEPSLGLAPIIVKQIFQTLRELAKNGMTIFLVEQNAHHALRLSDRGYVMVNGQIRLSGSGEELLHNQEVRKAYLGGI, encoded by the coding sequence ATGAGCGACGCGATGCTGGAATTTCGTGATGTGAATGTGTATTACGGGGCGATTCAGGCATTACAGCAGGTCTCTTTGCAGGTGCATGAGGGGGAAACGGTGGCGTTGATTGGTGCTAACGGTGCCGGGAAATCAACGCTGCTGATGTCGATATTCGGCCAGCCACGTATACAGAGCGGGCAGATCCTGTTTCGCGGGGAAGATATCAGCCGCAAATCGACACACTTTGTGGCTTCGGCTGGCATAGCGCAATCGCCGGAAGGGCGACGTGTTTTTCCGGATATGACCGTGGAAGAAAACCTGCTGATGGGCACCATTCCCGTCGGGAATAAACACGCGGCAGAAGATCTGCACACCATGTTTGAGTTATTCCCGCGCCTGAAGGAACGCCGTAAACAACGGGCGATGACCATGTCCGGTGGTGAACAGCAAATGCTGGCGATTGCCCGTGCGCTGATGAGTCGCCCGAAGCTGTTACTGCTCGATGAACCGAGTCTTGGGCTGGCGCCTATTATCGTTAAACAGATTTTCCAGACCTTGCGCGAACTGGCAAAAAACGGCATGACTATCTTTCTGGTGGAGCAAAATGCGCATCATGCGCTCAGGCTTTCTGACCGGGGTTATGTGATGGTCAACGGACAAATTCGGCTTAGCGGTTCAGGCGAGGAACTTTTACATAATCAGGAGGTGCGGAAAGCTTATCTCGGAGGAATCTGA
- the livM gene encoding high-affinity branched-chain amino acid ABC transporter permease LivM translates to MSQTAVNSGFSFKRCLLDAIFAGLVALIIFGPVVGVVLDGYSFNFHSQRLVWIIAAVMTGRFLLSAFLETTAGQKMRARFESDSAGVYVRSPDYKSHLRWVIPLLIVLAIFFPFVATKYILTVAILGLIYVLLGLGLNIVVGLAGLLDLGYVAFYAIGAYGLALGYQYLGLGFWSMLPLAAVMAALAGALLGFPVLRMHGDYLAIVTLGFGEIIRLVLTNWLSFTGGPNGVSAPPPTFFGLEFGRRAKEGGVPFHEFFHLTYNPNMKFIFIYAVLVLVVLLVLFIKHRLTRMPIGRAWEALREDEIACRAMGLNHVLVKLSAFTLGASTAGIAGVFFATYQGFVNPTSFTFFESALILAIVVLGGMGSTIGVVLAAFVLTVAPELLRSFAEYRVLLFGVLMVVMMIWRPRGLIRISRSGFAVRKGVAP, encoded by the coding sequence ATGTCACAAACTGCTGTGAACAGCGGATTTTCATTTAAACGCTGTCTGCTGGATGCCATTTTTGCCGGGCTGGTGGCGCTGATTATTTTCGGGCCGGTGGTCGGCGTGGTGCTCGATGGTTACAGTTTTAACTTTCATAGCCAGAGGCTGGTCTGGATCATTGCTGCGGTGATGACGGGCCGCTTCCTGCTCAGTGCATTTTTAGAAACCACAGCCGGGCAGAAAATGCGTGCGCGTTTCGAATCCGACAGCGCGGGCGTCTATGTCCGGTCGCCGGATTATAAAAGTCATCTGCGCTGGGTTATTCCGCTGCTGATTGTGCTGGCCATTTTCTTCCCGTTCGTCGCCACCAAATACATTCTGACGGTCGCCATTCTGGGACTGATTTATGTGCTGCTCGGCCTCGGGCTGAATATCGTGGTCGGACTGGCCGGTTTGCTCGATCTGGGGTATGTGGCGTTTTACGCCATCGGGGCTTACGGGCTGGCGCTGGGGTATCAGTATCTCGGCCTCGGCTTCTGGTCGATGCTGCCGCTGGCGGCGGTGATGGCCGCGCTGGCGGGTGCGTTGCTGGGTTTCCCGGTGCTGCGTATGCACGGCGACTATCTGGCGATCGTGACGTTAGGTTTCGGTGAAATCATCCGGCTGGTGCTGACCAACTGGTTGTCGTTTACCGGCGGCCCGAACGGTGTTTCCGCGCCTCCGCCCACCTTTTTCGGGCTGGAATTTGGCCGGCGGGCGAAAGAGGGCGGCGTGCCGTTCCACGAGTTTTTCCATCTGACCTACAACCCGAATATGAAATTTATCTTCATCTATGCCGTGCTGGTTCTGGTGGTGTTGCTGGTGTTGTTTATCAAACACCGGCTGACCCGCATGCCGATTGGCCGCGCGTGGGAAGCGCTGCGTGAGGATGAGATTGCCTGCCGCGCGATGGGGCTGAATCATGTGCTGGTCAAGCTGTCTGCCTTTACCCTCGGGGCTTCCACGGCCGGAATTGCTGGCGTGTTTTTCGCCACGTATCAGGGCTTCGTTAATCCGACGTCTTTCACCTTTTTCGAATCTGCACTGATTCTCGCTATTGTGGTTTTGGGCGGTATGGGCTCAACCATCGGCGTGGTGCTGGCGGCATTTGTGCTGACCGTCGCGCCGGAACTGTTGCGCAGCTTTGCCGAATATCGCGTATTGCTGTTCGGCGTTTTAATGGTGGTGATGATGATCTGGCGGCCACGCGGGTTGATCCGCATCAGCCGCAGCGGGTTTGCCGTGCGTAAAGGAGTCGCGCCATGA
- a CDS encoding ABC transporter ATP-binding protein, which produces MSEALADNNILSVEHLRMHFGGIKALNDVNLAVKRGSITALIGPNGAGKTTVFNCLTGFYKASGGNILLNTRRRTTNVIQVLGQKFQPDDWIKPAQLGKRIFYKMFGGTHLVNRAGLARTFQNIRLFREMSVVENLLVAQHMQTNRNLIAGVLNTPGYRRAENQALDRAFYWLEVVELVDCANRLAGEMSYGQQRRLEIARAMCTAPEMICLDEPAAGLNPVETRTLSKIIRFLRDHHDITVLLIEHDMGMVMDISDHIIVLDHGDVIAEGIPQAIQNDEKVIAAYLGADEDDEVSL; this is translated from the coding sequence ATGAGCGAAGCGTTAGCGGATAACAACATCCTGAGTGTCGAGCATTTGCGCATGCATTTCGGCGGCATTAAGGCGCTGAACGATGTGAATCTTGCGGTGAAACGCGGATCGATTACCGCGCTGATCGGCCCGAACGGCGCAGGAAAAACCACGGTATTTAATTGCCTGACAGGTTTTTATAAAGCGTCCGGCGGCAATATTTTGCTCAATACGCGCCGCCGGACGACCAATGTAATCCAGGTGCTCGGGCAGAAATTTCAGCCTGATGACTGGATAAAACCAGCGCAACTGGGCAAACGTATTTTCTACAAAATGTTCGGCGGTACACACCTGGTTAACCGCGCCGGGCTGGCGCGTACCTTTCAGAATATCCGGCTGTTTCGTGAAATGTCGGTGGTTGAAAATCTGCTGGTCGCTCAGCACATGCAAACCAACCGCAACCTGATTGCCGGTGTGCTCAATACGCCGGGTTATCGCCGTGCGGAAAATCAGGCGCTGGACCGCGCATTTTACTGGCTGGAAGTGGTGGAACTGGTGGATTGTGCCAACCGGCTGGCAGGGGAAATGTCTTACGGTCAGCAGCGCCGGCTGGAAATCGCCCGTGCGATGTGTACCGCGCCGGAAATGATTTGCCTGGACGAACCGGCAGCCGGTCTGAATCCGGTTGAAACACGTACGCTGAGCAAAATTATCCGCTTCCTGCGCGATCATCACGACATCACCGTGCTGCTGATCGAACATGATATGGGCATGGTGATGGACATTTCCGACCACATTATCGTGCTCGACCACGGCGACGTGATTGCCGAAGGAATACCGCAGGCTATTCAGAACGATGAGAAAGTCATTGCCGCGTATCTGGGTGCTGATGAAGACGACGAGGTCAGCTTATGA
- a CDS encoding methionine ABC transporter permease yields the protein MSPVMIDLLINAVEETLLMTAVSGLFSLIAGLPLGLILVMSSPGGIAENRWVNRSLGLVINGFRSLPFIILLVALIPVTRFLVGTSLGTWAAIVPLSITATPYFARVAEVSLRDVDRGLTDAVRAMGASKLRIVWDVLIPEALPGILSGFVVTLVALIGASAMAGAIGAGGLGDLAIRYGYQRFETVVMIEVIVVLIVMVCGIQWLGDRIVARVDKRH from the coding sequence ATGTCTCCGGTAATGATTGATTTACTGATTAACGCCGTCGAAGAAACGTTGCTGATGACGGCAGTTTCCGGCCTGTTCTCGCTGATCGCGGGTTTGCCGCTGGGCCTGATTCTGGTGATGAGCAGTCCCGGCGGCATTGCCGAAAATCGCTGGGTTAACCGCTCGCTCGGACTGGTGATCAACGGTTTCCGTTCTCTGCCATTTATCATTTTGCTGGTGGCGCTGATCCCGGTAACCCGTTTTCTGGTGGGCACATCGCTCGGCACCTGGGCGGCGATTGTTCCGCTGTCGATTACCGCCACGCCGTATTTCGCCCGCGTGGCAGAAGTCTCGCTGCGCGACGTGGATCGCGGACTGACTGACGCCGTTCGCGCGATGGGTGCCAGTAAACTGCGTATTGTCTGGGACGTGCTGATCCCGGAGGCGCTGCCCGGTATTTTGTCCGGATTTGTGGTCACGCTGGTGGCGTTGATTGGCGCATCGGCGATGGCGGGCGCTATCGGCGCAGGCGGACTGGGTGATCTGGCAATCCGTTACGGTTATCAGCGTTTTGAAACAGTGGTGATGATAGAAGTGATCGTCGTGTTGATTGTGATGGTTTGCGGCATTCAGTGGCTGGGCGATCGTATCGTGGCGCGCGTCGATAAACGTCATTAA
- a CDS encoding methionine ABC transporter ATP-binding protein, producing the protein MTIISETGAQFTATSSEKAPPRPANAGQFAGGTLKTHQDEVHDVVRLDHVSRQFGTIQALKDVSLTVRRGEILGIIGRSGAGKSTLIRCLNGLEQPDSGVIEIEGHAITGLSEKALQSVRSRVGMVFQHFNLLSAKTVEQNVALPLKIAGYDKARRQARVAELLALVGLEDKARNYPAALSGGQKQRVGIARALAASPALLLCDEATSALDPETTRSILALLQSLNQKLGITILLITHEMEVIKKIAHRVAVINGGEIIEEGPVWQVFAHPQSALTRTLLQGLLPQLPEALAERLSPVRQGEAIYSVQYAEQGRQGEILTQMATALPGKFRLIQGGVDHIQHYAVVRFFFSVPVNDTASEQVVLDWLRQHQATVELTGYVSGND; encoded by the coding sequence ATGACGATCATCTCTGAAACCGGTGCGCAGTTCACGGCGACGTCTTCAGAAAAAGCCCCTCCACGCCCGGCTAACGCCGGGCAGTTTGCCGGTGGCACTCTGAAAACGCATCAGGATGAGGTGCATGACGTCGTGCGCCTTGACCATGTAAGCCGTCAGTTCGGCACAATTCAGGCGCTGAAAGATGTCTCGCTGACGGTCCGGCGGGGCGAAATCCTGGGCATTATTGGCCGTAGCGGTGCGGGGAAATCCACCCTGATCCGCTGCCTGAACGGACTGGAACAGCCGGACAGCGGCGTGATTGAAATCGAAGGCCATGCCATCACCGGCCTGAGCGAGAAAGCCTTGCAGTCAGTGCGCAGCCGCGTGGGGATGGTGTTCCAGCATTTCAATTTGCTGTCGGCCAAAACGGTTGAGCAGAATGTCGCGCTGCCATTGAAAATCGCCGGATACGACAAGGCACGGCGTCAGGCGCGTGTCGCCGAGCTGCTGGCGCTGGTCGGGCTGGAAGATAAGGCAAGGAACTATCCGGCGGCGTTGTCCGGCGGTCAGAAACAGCGCGTCGGTATTGCCCGTGCGCTGGCAGCCAGTCCGGCACTTTTACTTTGCGATGAAGCGACATCGGCGCTCGATCCTGAAACCACGCGTTCGATTCTGGCGCTGCTGCAATCCCTCAATCAGAAACTCGGCATCACCATTTTGCTGATCACCCATGAGATGGAGGTGATTAAAAAAATCGCGCATCGCGTGGCGGTGATTAATGGCGGTGAAATTATCGAAGAGGGGCCGGTGTGGCAGGTGTTTGCGCATCCGCAGTCCGCGCTGACCCGTACGCTGTTACAGGGATTATTGCCGCAACTGCCGGAAGCGCTGGCTGAACGGTTGTCGCCGGTACGTCAGGGCGAGGCCATTTACAGCGTCCAGTATGCGGAGCAGGGGCGGCAGGGCGAAATACTCACTCAAATGGCGACGGCATTACCGGGCAAATTCCGGCTGATCCAGGGCGGCGTGGATCATATTCAGCATTATGCCGTTGTACGTTTCTTCTTCTCAGTGCCGGTAAACGATACGGCATCTGAGCAGGTTGTTTTAGACTGGCTGCGACAGCACCAGGCCACCGTGGAGCTGACAGGCTATGTCTCCGGTAATGATTGA
- a CDS encoding MetQ/NlpA family ABC transporter substrate-binding protein yields MRKTFNKTKTRIHRAVLLAATSAVIISGSVLAPLSAAQAADKTTVKVGIISGEDEDVWREVVRQAAAKGLTVKPVIFNDYNQPNEALQNGEVDANAFQHQPFLDNQIKVNHYNIVRVGDTAVWPIGLYSKKVKSADQLKEGAVIGVPNDPANEARGLILLQQSGVIKLKPGAGIFATTADIIENPRHVTIKELDSGIIGRSVPDLDAAIVNTDWALKSGLTPADRIAQEPVKNNPYNNFIAVKTENVNAPWVKTLVSSYQNEAVKQVFDKVYKGTGVTAW; encoded by the coding sequence ATGCGCAAGACATTCAACAAAACAAAGACCCGTATTCACCGTGCTGTTTTACTGGCCGCAACCTCGGCAGTGATCATTTCCGGCAGCGTGCTGGCGCCGCTGAGTGCGGCACAGGCCGCCGATAAAACCACGGTTAAGGTCGGTATTATCAGCGGGGAAGACGAAGATGTCTGGCGTGAAGTGGTCAGACAGGCCGCAGCAAAAGGTCTGACGGTAAAACCGGTGATTTTCAACGATTACAACCAGCCAAACGAAGCCCTGCAAAACGGCGAAGTGGATGCCAATGCCTTCCAGCATCAGCCTTTCCTCGATAACCAGATCAAAGTGAATCACTACAACATCGTGCGCGTGGGTGATACCGCTGTGTGGCCAATCGGGTTGTACTCTAAAAAAGTAAAATCTGCCGACCAGCTGAAAGAAGGGGCGGTGATTGGCGTGCCGAATGACCCGGCGAACGAAGCGCGCGGGCTGATCCTGCTTCAGCAATCTGGCGTGATCAAACTCAAACCGGGCGCCGGTATTTTCGCCACTACGGCGGATATCATTGAGAACCCGCGCCACGTCACCATTAAAGAGCTGGATTCCGGCATTATCGGCCGCTCCGTGCCGGATCTGGATGCTGCGATTGTGAACACCGACTGGGCGCTGAAAAGTGGCCTGACGCCTGCGGATCGTATCGCGCAGGAACCGGTAAAGAATAATCCTTACAACAACTTCATCGCGGTGAAAACTGAAAATGTGAATGCGCCGTGGGTGAAAACGCTGGTCAGTTCTTACCAGAACGAGGCTGTCAAACAGGTGTTTGATAAGGTCTATAAAGGCACCGGCGTGACGGCCTGGTAA
- a CDS encoding branched-chain amino acid ABC transporter substrate-binding protein: MSMKFIKSPLSLLLAGCLVTAFTARADIVIGVAGPFTGPNATYGDQYWHGATQAAEDINAAGGINGEKIKLVQGDDACEPKQAVAVANRLVDQDKVQAVVGHFCSSSTMPASEVYNDAGIIAITPGSTNPQITERGMSDMFRMCGRDDQQGQVASDYIIDKLKAKKVVIIHDKDTYGQGLADATKAALNKRGVKEVMYEGLSRGEKDFNALVTKISAQKPDVVFFGGCHPEAGPLVRQMREQGVQATFFSGDCIVNEEMVTAAGGPQYTNGILMTFGKDPRLIPEGKVVIDKFRASKFEPEGYTLYSYASVQAIAAAFKATGGSDSAKASAWLKANSVDTVMGKKAWDSKGDLKVSDYVVYKWDDKGKYQEVKE, translated from the coding sequence ATGTCGATGAAATTTATTAAAAGTCCTCTTTCTTTGTTGCTGGCAGGCTGTCTGGTCACTGCGTTTACCGCGCGTGCGGATATCGTGATTGGCGTCGCTGGCCCGTTCACCGGCCCGAATGCCACCTATGGCGATCAGTACTGGCATGGTGCCACACAGGCCGCTGAAGACATTAATGCCGCTGGCGGAATCAACGGCGAGAAAATCAAACTGGTGCAGGGCGATGATGCCTGCGAACCGAAACAGGCCGTTGCGGTCGCTAACCGTCTTGTTGATCAGGATAAAGTGCAGGCGGTGGTCGGGCATTTTTGTTCATCTTCTACCATGCCCGCATCTGAGGTGTACAACGATGCCGGCATTATCGCCATCACGCCGGGATCCACTAACCCGCAAATCACCGAACGCGGCATGAGTGATATGTTCCGCATGTGCGGACGTGACGACCAGCAGGGGCAGGTTGCCAGTGATTACATCATCGACAAGCTGAAAGCCAAAAAAGTGGTCATTATCCACGACAAAGACACTTACGGGCAGGGGCTGGCGGATGCCACCAAAGCGGCGCTTAACAAGCGTGGCGTGAAAGAAGTGATGTATGAAGGGTTATCGCGCGGCGAAAAAGACTTCAACGCGCTGGTCACCAAAATCAGTGCGCAGAAACCGGACGTGGTGTTCTTCGGCGGTTGCCATCCTGAAGCCGGTCCGCTGGTACGCCAGATGCGTGAGCAGGGCGTGCAGGCCACGTTCTTCTCCGGCGACTGTATCGTCAACGAAGAAATGGTCACCGCCGCGGGTGGCCCGCAATATACCAACGGGATTCTGATGACCTTCGGCAAAGACCCGCGTCTGATCCCGGAAGGCAAAGTCGTTATCGATAAATTCCGCGCCAGCAAGTTCGAGCCGGAAGGCTACACCCTTTACTCCTATGCCTCCGTTCAGGCTATTGCCGCGGCATTCAAAGCCACCGGCGGCAGCGATTCCGCCAAAGCCAGCGCCTGGCTTAAAGCCAACAGCGTCGATACCGTCATGGGCAAAAAAGCCTGGGACAGTAAAGGCGACCTGAAAGTCTCTGATTACGTGGTTTATAAATGGGACGACAAAGGCAAATATCAGGAAGTTAAGGAATAA
- a CDS encoding ABC transporter permease subunit, with protein MDSFFLQQLFNGITLGAVYGLIAIGYTMVYGIIGMINFAHGEVYMISAYLCAIALALLSFFGLHSFPLLILGTLVFTIVVTGVYGWAIERIAYKPLRNSTRLAPLISAIGMSLILQNYAQISQGPRQQGIPTMLDGAFRFHIGESFVQMTYTKIFILVASLAGMLVLSWIISNTKLGRMCRAVQQDRKMASILGINTDRIISLVFMIGAAMAGLAGVLVTMNYGTFDFYAGFIIGIKAFTAAVLGGIGSLPGAMLGGLILGIAEAQFSGMVNSDYKDVFSFGLLVVILIFRPQGLLGRPVVTKV; from the coding sequence ATGGATTCATTCTTCCTGCAACAACTGTTTAATGGCATTACGCTCGGTGCTGTCTACGGTCTCATTGCCATCGGCTACACCATGGTTTACGGCATTATCGGCATGATCAACTTTGCGCACGGCGAAGTGTATATGATTTCGGCTTACCTCTGTGCCATCGCGCTGGCGCTGCTTTCCTTCTTCGGGCTTCACTCTTTTCCGCTACTGATCCTGGGCACGCTGGTGTTCACCATCGTGGTCACCGGCGTGTATGGCTGGGCGATTGAACGCATTGCCTATAAGCCGCTGCGTAATTCGACCCGTCTTGCACCGCTGATTTCTGCTATCGGCATGTCACTTATCTTACAAAATTACGCGCAAATCAGTCAGGGGCCGCGACAGCAGGGCATTCCGACCATGCTGGATGGCGCATTCCGTTTTCATATCGGCGAAAGTTTTGTCCAGATGACCTACACCAAAATTTTCATTCTGGTGGCGTCGCTGGCTGGCATGCTGGTTTTATCGTGGATTATCAGTAATACCAAACTTGGTCGTATGTGTCGTGCGGTGCAGCAGGACAGAAAAATGGCTTCCATTCTGGGTATTAACACTGACCGCATTATCTCGCTGGTCTTCATGATTGGCGCAGCGATGGCCGGACTGGCCGGGGTTCTGGTGACCATGAACTACGGCACGTTTGATTTCTACGCCGGTTTCATCATCGGCATCAAAGCTTTTACTGCGGCGGTGCTCGGCGGCATTGGTTCATTACCCGGCGCGATGCTGGGCGGGCTGATCCTGGGGATTGCCGAAGCGCAGTTCTCGGGCATGGTGAATTCTGATTACAAAGATGTGTTCTCCTTTGGATTGCTGGTGGTGATCCTCATTTTCCGCCCTCAGGGCCTGCTGGGCCGTCCGGTCGTGACGAAAGTGTGA
- a CDS encoding YgdI/YgdR family lipoprotein, producing the protein MKKLSCLTAVVLALSLTGCASDYVINTKSGDQFFAHGEPDRDRNTGMTSYTDMNGDYHLMNTNDIAGIVKK; encoded by the coding sequence ATGAAGAAATTATCCTGCCTGACGGCTGTGGTTCTGGCTCTGTCGTTAACTGGCTGCGCCAGCGATTATGTGATTAACACCAAATCCGGTGACCAGTTTTTCGCCCACGGCGAACCGGATCGTGACCGCAATACCGGCATGACCAGCTACACCGACATGAATGGCGATTATCATCTGATGAACACCAATGATATTGCGGGCATTGTGAAGAAGTAG
- the opgB gene encoding phosphatidylglycerol--membrane-oligosaccharide glycerophosphotransferase, translating to MASEIISFVLFLSSIFLYVTRASASRVWFSLVLFFLGLYVILNVILIGSNYFTGEGITDAVLYTVTSSLKGAGLNKYILPFIGLLAGLVSVFALLAWGLKQRRAKNSSAVYSALAVVLAVFSVGSTQAFQNISRLVKTQISGSGADFSTYYKVPEKAIKGAKKPNLVYIYGESLERTYFDDKVFPGLTTELNRHKAQSTDFTNTKQLPGTGYTIAGMVASQCGIPLFAPFDGNASSALATFYPENVCLGDVLKGAGYTNYFYQGAELAFAGKGTFLKSHGFDHLYGYNELRPTVADPSYKNDWGWYDDTLLDEVYKKFVTLSQEGKPFSLFTLTVDTHHPDGFISRGCTRKEYKVNGKANQSLSAVSCSQELIAAFIDKIKKSGYFDNTIIVVSSDHLAMNNTAYNILTKQNRKDLFFVLDGRHPAGELNGAKRSTLDNGATVLDMMGGDNYIGLGRSGVSATSMTAQFLNIDDKVNAWKPAVIKQWGFPNSIKDYAVNTKDSTFTFSGMTIKTPFILKVTADKIEPMFDVYLSTPLKKQLAGLATSDNFVWVDKCYEMGRVWAPELSLNTGLCVASGNLGAKPTIVQITGDTFKGKVDFVKDTSGSNAIYQQTLKTLNIDDSATTYQSKAIAFMVPGLPEQVKAITGVSAVENWGRWSDANLAPSVKIDYVKPLPATFDVVIRARAYGNNIDKPVSVRVGDQEQFVTFGDKDGIVKVQFTNPGAEQSIVITPPEPTEPTEGTSGGFQPRKLGIGMVSLEVQPVDPQS from the coding sequence ATGGCTTCTGAGATAATTTCCTTCGTATTATTTCTTTCTTCTATTTTTCTCTACGTCACGCGGGCGTCGGCCAGCCGTGTCTGGTTTTCACTGGTGCTGTTTTTCCTCGGGCTTTACGTCATTCTTAACGTCATCCTGATCGGCAGCAATTATTTCACCGGTGAAGGCATCACGGACGCAGTGTTATATACCGTCACCAGTAGCCTGAAAGGGGCGGGGCTCAATAAATATATCCTGCCGTTTATCGGTTTACTGGCAGGGCTTGTCAGCGTATTCGCTTTGCTGGCGTGGGGGCTGAAGCAGCGTCGTGCCAAAAACAGCAGCGCGGTCTACAGTGCGCTGGCCGTGGTGCTGGCGGTCTTTTCTGTCGGTTCCACACAGGCATTCCAGAACATCTCGCGTCTGGTCAAAACGCAAATCTCAGGCAGCGGTGCAGATTTTAGTACCTATTACAAAGTGCCCGAAAAAGCCATTAAAGGCGCGAAAAAGCCTAACCTGGTTTATATCTACGGCGAGAGTCTGGAACGCACGTATTTTGATGACAAAGTCTTCCCCGGCCTGACCACCGAATTAAACCGCCATAAAGCGCAGAGTACCGATTTCACCAACACCAAACAGTTGCCGGGCACTGGCTATACCATTGCAGGTATGGTGGCTTCTCAGTGTGGGATCCCGCTGTTTGCGCCGTTTGATGGTAATGCCTCCAGTGCACTGGCGACCTTCTACCCTGAAAACGTCTGTCTTGGCGATGTGCTCAAAGGTGCAGGTTATACCAACTATTTCTATCAGGGCGCTGAACTGGCTTTCGCAGGCAAAGGGACCTTCCTGAAATCCCATGGTTTCGACCATCTTTATGGTTACAACGAATTGCGTCCGACTGTGGCGGACCCGTCTTATAAAAATGACTGGGGCTGGTATGACGACACCTTGCTGGATGAGGTGTACAAAAAATTCGTGACGCTGAGTCAGGAAGGTAAGCCGTTCTCACTGTTCACGCTGACCGTTGATACGCATCATCCGGACGGCTTTATTTCCCGCGGCTGTACCCGCAAGGAATATAAAGTGAACGGTAAAGCCAACCAGTCTCTGAGCGCCGTGTCCTGCAGTCAGGAACTGATTGCCGCATTTATCGATAAGATTAAAAAGTCCGGTTATTTCGATAACACCATCATTGTGGTGTCTTCCGATCATCTGGCGATGAACAACACGGCTTACAACATTCTGACCAAACAGAACCGTAAAGACCTGTTCTTCGTACTCGACGGCCGTCATCCGGCGGGGGAGCTGAACGGTGCGAAACGCAGCACCCTGGATAATGGCGCGACCGTACTGGATATGATGGGCGGCGACAACTACATCGGTCTTGGACGCAGCGGTGTTTCTGCGACATCGATGACTGCGCAGTTCCTCAATATTGATGACAAAGTGAATGCCTGGAAACCGGCGGTCATCAAACAGTGGGGCTTCCCGAACAGCATCAAAGACTATGCGGTGAATACCAAAGACAGCACTTTCACCTTCTCCGGCATGACCATCAAAACGCCGTTTATTCTGAAGGTCACGGCAGACAAAATTGAGCCGATGTTTGATGTCTATCTGTCCACGCCGCTGAAAAAACAACTGGCCGGACTGGCGACCAGCGATAACTTTGTCTGGGTTGATAAATGCTACGAAATGGGACGCGTCTGGGCACCAGAGTTGTCGCTCAATACCGGCCTGTGCGTTGCATCGGGGAACCTCGGGGCGAAGCCGACGATCGTGCAGATCACCGGTGATACCTTCAAAGGTAAAGTGGACTTCGTGAAAGACACCTCGGGCAGCAATGCGATTTATCAGCAAACCCTGAAGACGCTGAACATTGATGATTCCGCCACCACTTATCAGTCGAAAGCCATCGCTTTTATGGTGCCGGGATTGCCGGAGCAGGTAAAAGCGATTACCGGTGTTTCAGCCGTTGAAAACTGGGGACGCTGGTCAGATGCCAATCTGGCACCGTCGGTGAAAATTGATTACGTTAAACCGCTGCCCGCCACCTTTGATGTGGTGATCCGCGCACGGGCTTACGGCAATAACATCGATAAGCCGGTTTCCGTCCGTGTCGGAGATCAGGAGCAGTTTGTCACCTTCGGCGATAAAGACGGTATCGTGAAAGTACAGTTCACCAATCCGGGAGCGGAGCAAAGTATCGTCATCACGCCGCCGGAACCGACCGAACCCACTGAAGGCACCAGCGGCGGCTTCCAGCCTCGTAAACTGGGCATCGGCATGGTTTCTCTTGAAGTTCAGCCGGTGGATCCGCAGTCTTAA